Proteins encoded by one window of Yersinia massiliensis:
- a CDS encoding FxsA family protein, translating to MRWLPLALIFLLAYIEISIFIKVAAVLGVFVTLLLVILSSCVGISLVRNQGIKTFIQMQQKLAAGESPAAEMVKSVSLILAGFLLLIPGFFTDFLGLLLLLPPIQKSLTLKLMPHLNIYRGGNFGGGSGPMGGGNTFDGEFQRKADDRYIVEHHPDEDDKPTDNRFKDDK from the coding sequence GTGCGTTGGTTACCGTTAGCGCTGATATTTTTATTGGCATACATCGAAATCTCGATATTTATCAAGGTCGCCGCTGTACTCGGTGTCTTTGTTACCCTACTGCTGGTTATCCTGAGTTCCTGCGTGGGGATTTCTCTGGTGCGTAACCAAGGGATAAAAACCTTTATCCAGATGCAACAAAAACTGGCGGCAGGGGAAAGTCCTGCGGCTGAAATGGTGAAGAGTGTCTCACTGATATTAGCCGGCTTCTTACTGTTGATCCCTGGCTTCTTTACTGACTTCCTGGGTTTGTTGTTGCTTTTACCACCGATTCAAAAATCACTGACGCTAAAGTTGATGCCGCATCTGAACATTTATCGTGGCGGTAATTTTGGTGGTGGTAGCGGCCCAATGGGCGGTGGAAATACCTTTGATGGCGAGTTTCAGCGTAAAGCAGATGATCGCTATATCGTAGAGCATCATCCGGATGAGGATGATAAACCTACAGATAATCGTTTTAAAGATGATAAGTAA
- the aspA gene encoding aspartate ammonia-lyase: protein MSNNIRIEEDLLGTREVPAEAYYGVHTLRAIENFYISNSKISDVPEFVRGMVMVKKAAAMANKELHTIPRKIADIIIQACDEVLDKGKCMDQFPVDVFQGGAGTSLNMNTNEVLANIGLELMGHQKGEYQYLNPNDHLNKCQSTNDAYPTGFRIAVYASIMKLIDAINELGEGFGRKSKEFEKILKMGRTQLQDAVPMTLGQEFRAFQVLLNEETKNLQRTAELLLEVNLGATAIGTALNTPEGYQQLAVQKLAEISGLACVPAEDLIEATSDCGAYVMVHSALKRLAVKMSKICNDLRLLSSGPRTGLNEINLPELQAGSSIMPAKVNPVIPEVVNQVCFKVIGNDTCITMAAEAGQLQLNVMEPVIGQAMFESIHILTNACYNLLEKCINGITANKEVCERYVFNSIGIVTYLNPFIGHHNGDIVGKICAETGKNVREVVLERGLLTEAELDDIFSVENLMHPAYKAKRYTDENEQ from the coding sequence ATGTCAAATAACATTCGTATTGAAGAAGACCTGTTAGGTACACGAGAAGTCCCCGCAGAGGCTTACTACGGTGTTCATACCCTGCGTGCGATTGAAAACTTCTATATCAGTAACAGTAAAATCAGTGATGTTCCGGAATTTGTCCGCGGCATGGTGATGGTAAAAAAAGCAGCGGCAATGGCGAACAAAGAGCTGCACACTATCCCTCGCAAAATTGCTGACATCATTATCCAGGCTTGTGATGAAGTTCTGGATAAAGGCAAGTGCATGGATCAGTTCCCAGTCGACGTGTTCCAAGGCGGCGCGGGTACGTCTCTCAACATGAATACCAACGAAGTTCTGGCCAATATCGGTCTGGAACTGATGGGTCACCAAAAAGGGGAGTATCAATACCTTAACCCTAACGACCATCTGAACAAATGTCAGTCCACCAACGATGCCTACCCAACCGGTTTCCGCATTGCGGTCTACGCCTCTATTATGAAGTTGATCGATGCTATCAATGAATTAGGCGAAGGTTTCGGTAGAAAATCGAAAGAATTCGAGAAAATTCTGAAAATGGGGCGTACCCAATTACAGGATGCAGTACCAATGACACTGGGTCAGGAATTCCGTGCTTTCCAAGTGTTATTGAACGAAGAAACAAAAAACCTGCAACGTACCGCAGAGTTGCTGCTGGAAGTTAACTTGGGTGCAACGGCTATCGGTACAGCCTTGAACACCCCAGAAGGTTACCAACAACTGGCGGTACAAAAACTGGCTGAAATCAGCGGCTTGGCATGTGTTCCGGCTGAAGATTTGATTGAAGCGACCTCTGACTGCGGTGCTTACGTGATGGTACACAGTGCCCTGAAACGTCTGGCCGTTAAGATGTCAAAAATCTGTAATGACTTGCGTCTGCTGTCATCGGGTCCACGTACTGGTCTGAATGAAATTAACCTGCCAGAGTTGCAAGCAGGGTCTTCTATCATGCCAGCGAAAGTGAATCCGGTGATCCCTGAAGTTGTTAACCAGGTTTGTTTTAAGGTGATTGGTAACGACACTTGCATTACTATGGCGGCCGAAGCAGGTCAGCTCCAGTTGAACGTGATGGAGCCGGTGATTGGCCAGGCGATGTTTGAGTCTATCCACATCCTGACAAATGCTTGTTACAACCTGTTGGAAAAATGCATTAACGGCATTACTGCCAACAAAGAGGTATGCGAGCGTTACGTCTTTAACTCTATCGGTATCGTCACTTATCTGAACCCATTCATTGGCCACCATAACGGTGACATCGTGGGTAAAATCTGTGCGGAAACTGGTAAAAATGTGCGGGAAGTGGTTCTGGAACGCGGCCTATTAACGGAAGCTGAACTCGACGACATTTTCTCTGTTGAGAACCTGATGCACCCCGCTTATAAAGCGAAACGCTATACCGATGAAAATGAACAATAA
- a CDS encoding anaerobic C4-dicarboxylate transporter produces the protein MIAVELVIVLLAIFLGARLGGIGIGFAGGIGVLVLAIIGVKPGSIPFDVISIIMAVIAAISAMQVAGGMDYLVQQTEKLLRKNPKHITILAPLVTYFLTIFAGTGNISLSALPVIAEVAKEQGIKPCRPLSTAVVSAQIAITASPISAAVVYMSSVMEGHGVSYLHLLMIVIPSTLLAVFVMSLIVSWCFNSKLSDDPIYLKRLEEGLVTLRGDTVKVIKPRAKTSVLLFLAGVLCVVAYAIINSPSVGLVATPLMNTTNAILIIMLSVATITTIVCSVDTDSILNSSTFKAGMSACICILGVAWLGDTFVQHNLDWIKETAGSLIQTHSWLLAVIFFFCSALLYSQAATAKALMPMAMALNVSPLAAIASFAAVSGLFILPTYPTLVAAVQMDDTGTTRIGRFVFNHPFFIPGTIGVALAVCFGFVMGGLVL, from the coding sequence ATGATAGCCGTAGAATTAGTCATCGTTCTGCTGGCCATTTTTTTAGGGGCCAGGTTAGGCGGTATCGGTATCGGCTTTGCGGGTGGGATTGGTGTTTTGGTATTGGCGATCATTGGCGTCAAACCTGGCAGCATTCCCTTTGACGTTATTTCAATCATCATGGCCGTTATTGCTGCTATCTCTGCGATGCAGGTTGCTGGCGGTATGGACTATCTGGTGCAACAAACTGAAAAGTTACTGCGCAAGAATCCAAAACACATCACTATCCTTGCACCACTGGTCACCTACTTTCTGACCATTTTTGCTGGGACAGGTAACATTTCACTTTCCGCACTGCCGGTCATTGCAGAAGTGGCAAAAGAACAAGGCATCAAACCTTGCCGTCCGCTTTCTACCGCGGTGGTTTCTGCGCAAATCGCCATCACCGCATCCCCTATTTCTGCGGCTGTGGTCTACATGTCTTCAGTCATGGAAGGTCACGGCGTCAGCTACTTACATCTGCTGATGATCGTTATCCCTTCTACGCTGCTTGCCGTGTTTGTGATGTCGTTAATCGTTTCTTGGTGCTTTAACTCCAAACTGTCAGATGACCCTATCTATCTGAAGCGTTTGGAAGAAGGTTTAGTCACCTTGCGTGGCGATACCGTTAAAGTCATCAAACCACGAGCTAAAACCTCCGTGTTGCTGTTCTTGGCGGGCGTACTGTGTGTTGTGGCTTATGCCATTATCAACAGCCCAAGCGTCGGTCTGGTGGCAACACCACTGATGAACACCACCAATGCTATCCTGATCATCATGCTGAGTGTGGCGACTATCACCACCATCGTGTGCTCTGTTGATACGGATTCAATCCTGAACTCCAGTACCTTCAAAGCCGGTATGAGTGCTTGTATCTGTATTCTGGGTGTAGCTTGGTTGGGCGATACTTTCGTACAGCATAACTTGGATTGGATTAAAGAAACGGCAGGTAGCCTGATTCAGACTCACTCATGGTTGCTGGCCGTTATCTTCTTCTTCTGTTCAGCACTGCTTTACTCTCAAGCAGCCACTGCCAAGGCATTGATGCCAATGGCGATGGCCCTGAACGTTTCTCCACTGGCGGCCATTGCTTCTTTCGCCGCTGTTTCTGGCCTGTTCATTCTGCCGACCTACCCAACACTGGTTGCGGCAGTACAAATGGATGACACCGGCACCACTCGTATTGGTCGCTTCGTGTTTAACCATCCGTTCTTCATCCCAGGCACCATCGGGGTGGCACTGGCCGTTTGTTTCGGCTTCGTGATGGGCGGTTTG